A window from Nanoarchaeota archaeon encodes these proteins:
- the nth gene encoding endonuclease III, which translates to MYEVVVITEAPSQNASELLAILKKTYGAQSTALIHQNPFELLVSTILSAQCTDARINSVTRELFKKYQTANDYANADLHEFEQDIKSTGFYKNKAKNIIAAAQKIISEFGGKVPGKMEELVTLPGVGRKTANVILCEGFGIVQGIAIDTHVRRISFRIGLTKNTDPKKIECDLMALYSKKEWRNVSNLLIAHGRRTCYAKKPKCGECALNKICPNAFKV; encoded by the coding sequence ATGTATGAGGTGGTGGTTATTACGGAAGCGCCTTCTCAAAATGCCTCTGAACTTCTTGCCATACTTAAGAAAACTTATGGCGCGCAGTCGACTGCCCTAATACATCAGAATCCGTTTGAATTGCTGGTCTCGACAATACTTTCCGCGCAATGCACTGACGCGAGAATCAATAGTGTAACGCGCGAGCTTTTCAAGAAATATCAAACTGCAAATGATTATGCGAATGCAGATTTGCATGAATTTGAGCAGGATATAAAATCCACCGGTTTTTACAAGAACAAGGCGAAAAACATCATCGCAGCGGCGCAAAAAATAATTTCTGAATTTGGCGGCAAAGTGCCTGGCAAAATGGAAGAACTCGTCACGCTTCCCGGCGTGGGCAGAAAAACTGCAAATGTCATACTTTGCGAGGGCTTTGGAATTGTCCAAGGCATTGCCATTGATACGCATGTCAGGCGCATCTCTTTCCGCATTGGCCTGACTAAAAACACAGACCCCAAGAAAATTGAGTGCGACCTCATGGCGCTTTATTCGAAAAAAGAATGGCGCAATGTTTCAAATCTTTTGATTGCGCACGGAAGGCGCACCTGCTATGCTAAAAAGCCGAAGTGCGGGGAATGCGCGCTGAACAAGATTTGCCCGAACGCGTTCAAAGTTTAA